The segment CGGTCTCTATCCGAATGGGTTCGAGGTCGTAGCCGCTCAGGTCGTACGGACTCGCGCGCATGTCGATCGTTCGCGCGTGCAGGGCCAGCTCGAAACAGTCGGTGAGAAACTCGGAATCGATCAGTGGTCCCAGCTTGTAGCACCACTTGTACAGATCCATCGAGGCATGAATACAACCGGGTTGCTCGGACGTCAGACGAGACTCCGGGGACAGCGGAAGAGCGTTGCGCGGCGCTGCATCGGGGGTGAAGAACCGGAAGGCGTCGTAGTGGGTGCAGCGCAACGTCATCGAATCGACCACGGCGTCGGTTCCGTCGTGCCCCAGACGCAGTGGCACCTGCTCGTGCCGCTGCGCCGAGGTGCCCCCGCGGTAGACCATCGCCCACTCGTGCAGTCCGAAACAGCCGAGCACCGGCGGCCTGTCTCGGGTGGCGACGAGCAGGCCGAGGGTGAATTCGATGCTCGATCGTCGACGCTCCACCAGATCCGACCGCACCCGAAAGCCCG is part of the Rhodococcus sp. SBT000017 genome and harbors:
- a CDS encoding 3-methyladenine DNA glycosylase; its protein translation is MTSSTLLSEQQWTTRRAAHAARVENLVGDYLTDRGHGGVHPVLDFLFTYYSHRPGQLRRWNPGHGVVLTGDRAQDFAAFASYEQVDTDDGPGFRVRSDLVERRRSSIEFTLGLLVATRDRPPVLGCFGLHEWAMVYRGGTSAQRHEQVPLRLGHDGTDAVVDSMTLRCTHYDAFRFFTPDAAPRNALPLSPESRLTSEQPGCIHASMDLYKWCYKLGPLIDSEFLTDCFELALHARTIDMRASPYDLSGYDLEPIRIETAAGRAEYVRAQGELSSEAAPLRSALIARCQNLLIGGEFGVGPTAE